DNA from Bacteroidota bacterium:
AACATCTACATTTGAATTTATAATATTGCGTCGAACTTCTAATAATTTGGCGCAATGCATAATGCTTCGTATGTTTTCACCCAACTAGTTGAACATGATTGCCGGCTGAATAGAAGCACTTTCGAAGTACTCAGGGTGCTCAGCGCCTCTCTCTTGGACAAAACCCCAATTAGAGAACTCTTCGAAAGAGTCCCCATTTATGATACCGTAGTTTGTAATGAAAGTGAGGTTCAACTTAGTTTTAATTTTTAGTGGACACTAGTGATAGATAAGCACTAATTTCAGATTTACAGCAAAAAAATAAAATTATTTACGTCTTTTTGATACACTTTTTCGTCTTATCAACAAATGCTTTAAAACACAAAAATGGAAGTAGCTAACGGCCGTAGCAAATTAGTAGAACTCGAAAACATAATAACAGAATTTCAGGATCAACTATTCAGATTTGCATTTTTCAGGACTGGATCTTTTGCTGATTCGCAGGATATTGTTCAGGAAGTGTTTATAAAATTGTACCATGAGAATGGAAATTTACAAACGGTGAATAATATTAAAAACTATCTGTATAGGAGTATATCCAATGCATGTATAGATTTTAGCCGGAAAAGCAGAAAATTAAAATTTGAACCTATTGATAAGATTGTCTTGCCAATAAATATGCACGAAAATGAGGCTTCACATAATTTGATTCAAATCGAAGAATATAATCGGTTAAAAAAGCTTTTATCTGAGTTGCCCAACGAACAATCTGAAACAATACGCTTGAGGGTTTTTGACAACCTGAGTTTTGTAGAAATAGCAGAAATTCTTGAAGTTCCTGTTACAACAATTAAGTCGCGGTTTAAATATGGCATTGAAAAGCTAAAAAACAGATTCGCAACAGTAAAGGAGGTGAATTATGGATTGTAATGAATGTAAATTGGAAATAACTAATCTGTTCTATTCAGACATGGAAGAAACTGTCGTGGCTAATGTAATGGAACATATACAACAATGCATTGATTGTTCCATTGAATACCGCAGAACCCAAGAAGTCTTTACAATGCTAAAGCCCAAGTTCCAGCCTAATGCTCCATTGGCGTTGAAGCAAAACATTATTCATCAATTAAAAATGGAGGAGACAAAAATGGAAAAAGAAGTTTCAAAAATAAGAAAAATTAGTTCACGAACCAAGAAAATCCTGAGCATTGCAGCAGTATTGGCGGTAGTAATGATGATTATCCCTATCGTTGACAAAAACAACCTTTTTACTGACAGTACGGCTAAAGCAGCTGGTGTTTTTATCGAAAGCTCAATAAAAGCTACAAAGTTAATTAAGAGCATGGTAATTAAACTTAGGGTGCGCACGGTTGCCCATGATAACTTTGCTCTCGTGGGAACTGAATATGATATGGTTGAACATACGATTTGGGAGTCATTTGAAGAACCTGAAAAATGGCGTGTTGATAAGGGTGATAGGGTTGTAGTATTTGATGGCAAATTCCAGTATTTGTGGTTGCCACAATCAGACGAAGGTATTAAAGGTGGAAGAAACTCTAATTTTATAGAGTGGTTTAAAATACTTCTCGAACCTGAAAAAATACTTATGAAAGAACAAGATGCCACAAAAGTCAAAGGTTCAAAAATTACTATGAAGGAGAAAAATGACGAGTTACTTATGACCATTACTTCAAAAGCAAAGGGCAATTTTATTAACGACTATTGTAAAAATAAATCTATTGAGGAGTCGGACAACCG
Protein-coding regions in this window:
- a CDS encoding RNA polymerase sigma factor; this translates as MEVANGRSKLVELENIITEFQDQLFRFAFFRTGSFADSQDIVQEVFIKLYHENGNLQTVNNIKNYLYRSISNACIDFSRKSRKLKFEPIDKIVLPINMHENEASHNLIQIEEYNRLKKLLSELPNEQSETIRLRVFDNLSFVEIAEILEVPVTTIKSRFKYGIEKLKNRFATVKEVNYGL